From a region of the Paenibacillus sp. R14(2021) genome:
- a CDS encoding DUF4386 domain-containing protein, with protein sequence MVTQRRERSDQRKSALIAGTALMIMTLAALFSYGFVHTRLMEQGNAGAIVQRIISQNHLFKAEILGWMIILLCDIVVAWSSYVFLKPTNKNLALLGAWLRLVYATLLGIAITNLLFVLLLTNRTDYLSSFTPNQLGAQVMLHLKAFESIWSVGLIVFGAHLLILGILTFQSDSVPRWIGILLLLASMGYILIHLDKLFFADYGEIGTILEAIFIVPMTLGEIGFGLWLLFRGGK encoded by the coding sequence ATGGTTACCCAAAGAAGAGAGCGATCGGATCAACGAAAATCAGCTCTAATTGCCGGCACAGCACTCATGATCATGACGCTTGCCGCACTTTTCTCGTATGGCTTCGTGCATACAAGGCTTATGGAACAAGGGAATGCGGGCGCCATCGTTCAGCGCATCATTTCGCAAAACCATCTTTTCAAAGCTGAAATCTTGGGTTGGATGATCATCCTGCTATGCGATATTGTGGTCGCTTGGTCTTCCTATGTATTCCTGAAGCCAACAAATAAGAATCTAGCCCTGCTCGGTGCATGGCTCCGTCTTGTTTATGCGACGCTATTGGGAATAGCGATCACAAATTTATTATTCGTTCTGCTGCTTACGAACAGGACCGATTATTTATCGAGCTTTACCCCAAATCAACTTGGCGCACAAGTGATGTTGCATTTGAAAGCCTTTGAATCCATTTGGTCCGTTGGTTTAATCGTCTTTGGCGCGCATCTGCTGATTTTGGGAATATTGACTTTCCAATCAGACAGCGTACCGCGCTGGATCGGCATCCTGCTGCTGTTAGCTTCAATGGGCTATATTCTCATTCACCTAGATAAACTATTTTTTGCGGATTACGGTGAAATCGGAACGATCCTTGAAGCTATTTTCATTGTACCTATGACATTGGGGGAAATAGGTTTTGGATTATGGTTGCTGTTTAGGGGAGGG